A single region of the Nicotiana sylvestris chromosome 6, ASM39365v2, whole genome shotgun sequence genome encodes:
- the LOC104243236 gene encoding calnexin homolog 1-like has protein sequence MEERSRRMWTRYALLLLAGCFVSQLYASSDVKFYESFDEAFDGRWIVSEKEEYNGVWKHAKSEGHDDHGLLVSEKARKYAIVKELDDVVDLKDGTVVLQYEVRLQDGLECGGAYLKYLRPQEAGWIPKEFNNESPYTIMFGPDRCGATNKVHFILKHKNPKSGEYIEHHLKFPPSVPSDKLTHVYTAVLKPDNELLILIDGEEKKKASFLSEDDFEPSLIPAQTIPDPEDKKPEDWDEREKIPDPDAKKPDDWDEDAPMEIEDEEAEKPEGWLDDEPEEIDDPEATKPEDWVDEEDGEWEAPKIDNPKCAEGPGCGEWRRPMKRNPAYKGKWHAPLIDNPNYKGIWKPRDIPNPNYFELDRPNFEPIAAIGIEIWTMQDGILFDNILIASDEKVAESYRKTAWKPKFDVEKEKQKAEEATTSGGLKGFQKMVFDLLYKVADIPLLGEHKSKVLDLLEKAETQPNLTVGVVISIIVIIFTVLLKLTFGGKKQQPARATEEPKRSDGAEASTSNSQGATEEKDEQNEDATAAPRRRTRRDN, from the exons ATGGAGGAGCGGAGCCGGAGGATGTGGACGCGATATGCGCTGTTGCTATTGGCCGGTTGCTTCGTCTCTCAACTCTACGCCTCTTCAGATGTG AAATTTTACGAGTCGTTCGATGAGGCATTTGATGGGCGTTGGATTGTGTCTGAGAAAGAGGAGTATAATG GTGTGTGGAAACATGCCAAGAGTGAAGGGCATGATGACCATGGGCTTCTTGTGAGTGAGAAGGCAAGGAAATATGCTATTGTCAAGGAGCTTGATGATGTTGTCGACCTCAAAGATGGAACTGTGGTTCTTCAATATGAAGTTCGCCTCCAGGATGGACTTGAATGTGGTGGTGCTTATCTTAAATACCTCCGGCCCCAGGAGGCAGGTTGGATTCCTAAGGAATTCAACAATGAGTCTCCCTATACTATAATGTTTGGACCAGATAGATGTGGAGCCACAAACAAGGTTCACTTCATCTTGAAACACAAGAATCCTAAGAGTGGGGAGTACATCGAGCACCACCTTAAGTTTCCACCATCTGTACCTTCTGACAAACTAACCCATGTCTACACTGCTGTGCTGAAACCGGACAATGAGTTGCTGATCTTGATTGACGGGGAAGAGAAGAAGAAGGCTAGCTTTCTTTCAGAGGATGATTTTGAGCCATCTCTCATTCCTGCACAGACGATTCCAGATCCAGAAGATAAGAAGCCCGAGGACTGGGATGAGAGGGAAAAGATCCCAGACCCAGATGCTAAGAAACCTGATGATTGGGACGAGGATGCACCAATGGAGATTGAAGATGAGGAAGCTGAGAAGCCCGAGGGATGGTTGGATGACGAGCCTGAAGAGATCGATGATCCTGAGGCAACAAAGCCTGAAGATTGGGTTGATGAGGAAGATGGTGAATGGGAGGCTCCAAAAATTGATAACCCGAAGTGTGCCGAGGGCCCTGGATGTGGGGAGTGGAGAAGACCAATGAAGAGGAATCCAGCTTACAAGGGAAAATGGCATGCTCCATTGATTGACAATCCCAATTACAAGGGTATTTGGAAGCCAAGGGATATTCCAAATCCTAACTATTTCGAACTGGACAGGCCAAATTTTGAGCCTATTGCAGCAATTGGCATTGAAATTTGGACAATGCAAGATGGTATATTGTTTGACAATATCTTGATAGCCAGTGATGAGAAAGTTGCAGAATCATACAGGAAGACTGCTTGGAAGCCCAAATTTGATGTagagaaagagaaacagaagGCTGAGGAAGCAACGACCTCTGGTGGTCTCAAAGGATTCCAG AAAATGGTATTTGATCTCCTCTACAAGGTGGCTGACATCCCATTGTTGGGTGAACACAAGTCCAAAGTACTG GATCTTCTTGAGAAGGCCGAGACACAGCCTAATCTCACAGTTGGTGTTGTCATTTCAATCATAGTTATCATCTTCACAGTTCTCTTGAAACTCACCTTTGGTGGAAAGAAGCAGCAACCT GCAAGAGCTACTGAAGAGCCTAAGAGAAGTGATGGTGCCGAGGCATCCACTTCTAACAGCCAAGGAGCTACAGAGGAGAAAGATGAGCAGAATGAGGATGCTACTGCTGCTCCTCGTAGAAGGACGAGACGTGATAATTAG
- the LOC104243235 gene encoding uncharacterized protein: protein MLDTGFFNDCKKLEIQKGAQDFNIPIIRSNRKLVATENGGLRNPSPLVFNSSWDAKEVKQGTDKFNYPVYSGIQRPKNDEDIAFMSILELGQLLKEKLITSAELTGIFLDRLKRYGPVLESVITITEELAYQQAKEADQLLSKGKYLGPLQGIPYGLKDIIVVPNYPTTWGSKSFKDQVLDLEAWVYKRLKSAGAVLIAKLVAGSLAYDDIWFGGRTRNPWNMEEFSTGSSAGPASCTSAGIVPFAVGSETVGSITYPAARCGVTALRPTFGAVGRTGVMSISESLDKLGPFCRSAADCVVVLDAIRGKDPDDLSSRDIALVDPFSVDITKLTVGYLEDADKEVVNVLQSKGVKMVPFDLKYTVDSAQGIVNFTMDVDMLAHFDEWQRSNKDDEFEAEDQWPLELRRARVITAVDYIQAQRARSKLIQEVRESFKVDAFIGDATDWEKVCVGNLVGMPVVVVPIGFKKIPNAPTDDTRRRTTITTGIYAPPDCDHVALALAMAYQSVTNHHKQHPPIDNIGPNDSIPNPPTSMIPARQLRGY, encoded by the exons ATGTTGGATACTGGCTTTTTCAATGACTGTAAG AAGCTTGAAATACAAAAGGGTGCACAAGATTTTAACATTCCTATAATAAGAAGCAACAGGAAGTTAGTTGCTACTGAAAATGGAGGTCTACGTAACCCTTCTCCTTTAGTTTTCAATTCTTCATGGGATGCGAAAGAAGTAAAGCAAGGAACAGACAAGTTCAATTACCCTGTATACTCTGGTATTCAAAGGCCAAAAAATGATGAGGATATTGCTTTTATGAGT ATTCTTGAACTTGGGCAACTTCTAAAGGAAAAATTAATTACATCAGCGGAGCTAACTGGAATATTTTTGGACAGATTAAAAAG GTATGGTCCTGTCCTTGAATCCGTTATCACAATTACTGAAGAATTAGCATATCAACAAGCAAAAGAGGCTGATCAACTGCTTTCAAAAGGCAAATATTTGG GTCCTCTTCAAGGGATTCCGTATGGTCTGAAGGACATTATTGTAGTACCAAACTATCCCACAACATGGGGTTCCAAATCTTTCAAAGATCAAGTTCTTGATCTCGAAGCTTGGGTTTATAAGAG GCTGAAATCTGCTGGTGCTGTTCTTATTGCAAAATTAGTCGCTGGTTCTTTGGCATATGATGATATCTGGTTTGGCGGTAGAACAAGAAACCCATGGAATATGGAAGAATTTTCTACTGGTTCATCGGCAGGACCAGCTTCCTGCACCTCAGCAG GTATAGTTCCTTTTGCAGTTGGTTCAGAAACTGTTGGGTCGATTACCTACCCAGCTGCTAGGTGTGGTGTTACTGCATTGCGGCCCACTTTTGGAGCTGTTGGTCGTACTGGAGTTATGAGCATATCTGAAAGCTTG GACAAACTAGGACCATTTTGTAGAAGTGCAGCAGATTGTGTTGTTGTTCTCGATGCCATCCGGGGAAAGGACCCAGATGATCTTTCATCCAGAGACATCGCGTTAGTTGATCCATTTTCAGTTGATATCACAAAACTCACTGTAGGGTATCTTGAGGACGCTGACAAGGAA GTTGTTAATGTACTTCAATCAAAGGGAGTAAAGATGGTTCCGTTTGATCTGAAATATACTGTTGACAGTGCTCAAGGTATTGTCAACTTCACTATGGATGTTGACATGCTGGCGCACTTTGATGAGTGGCAACGCTCAAACAAGGATGATGAATTTGAAGCTGAAGACCAATGGCCTCTTGAACTTCGCCGTGCCCGTGTAATAACTGCTGTAGACTATATTCAG GCACAGAGAGCTAGAAGCAAATTGATTCAGGAAGTCAGAGAAAGCTTCAAAGTTGACGCATTTATTGGAGATGCAACTGATTGGGAGAAAGTTTGTGTGGGCAATCTCGTGGGTATGCCAGTAGTAGTGGTTCCAATAGGATTTAAGAAGATACCGAATGCTCCAACTGATGATACTCGCAGGAGGACAACAATCACTACAGGCATTTACGCTCCTCCTGACTGTGACCATGTT GCTTTAGCACTAGCAATGGCTTATCAGTCAGTCACCAATCATCATAAGCAGCATCCTCCAATTGATAATATTGGGCCGAACGATTCGATTCCAAACCCACCGACATCCATGATACCCGCAAGACAACTACGTGGTTATTGA